Proteins co-encoded in one Pirellulales bacterium genomic window:
- a CDS encoding ABC transporter ATP-binding protein produces MSTEAAPVLQASSANHLAGPEPVIDTRNLSKTYRDFWGRQKVRALKALDLTIYRGEIFGLLGPNGSGKSTTIKLLLGLLFPTAGRAIVLGREATEVKKNERIGYLPEETYLYKFLNAEETLDFYGRLFDMPRMVREQRADALIDMVGLGWARRRQMREYSKGMARRLGLAQAMINDPELILLDEPTSGLDPIGTREMKDLILKLKAEGKTILMCSHLLADVQDVCDRIAILHQGELKELGRVDNLLKMRDITQIRASGLSEECKSDIRAAIERHHGSLLGIENPTSTLEDLFLSIVRDGEARPGRRVTSERS; encoded by the coding sequence ATGTCGACCGAGGCAGCGCCGGTCTTGCAAGCCTCTTCTGCCAATCACCTTGCTGGCCCTGAACCCGTGATCGATACACGGAATCTCTCCAAAACCTATCGCGATTTTTGGGGACGACAGAAGGTTCGAGCCTTAAAGGCACTTGATCTCACGATTTATCGTGGCGAGATTTTTGGACTTTTGGGTCCCAACGGCTCCGGTAAATCTACGACGATTAAGCTGCTGTTAGGCCTGCTGTTTCCTACCGCCGGGCGAGCCATCGTCTTAGGTCGAGAAGCGACTGAAGTCAAAAAGAATGAGCGGATTGGTTACCTGCCCGAGGAAACCTATTTGTACAAATTCCTCAATGCGGAAGAAACACTCGATTTCTATGGTCGCTTGTTTGATATGCCTCGGATGGTTCGCGAGCAACGCGCCGATGCACTGATCGACATGGTCGGACTAGGCTGGGCACGGCGGCGCCAGATGCGAGAATACTCAAAAGGCATGGCCCGTCGTCTGGGACTCGCCCAAGCAATGATTAATGATCCGGAATTGATTCTTCTTGATGAGCCGACCAGCGGGTTGGATCCAATCGGAACTCGAGAGATGAAAGATTTGATTTTGAAGTTGAAGGCAGAAGGCAAAACAATCCTCATGTGTAGTCATTTGCTGGCGGATGTGCAGGATGTTTGTGATCGGATTGCAATTTTGCACCAGGGGGAGTTGAAGGAATTGGGGAGGGTCGACAATTTACTGAAGATGCGCGACATTACACAAATCCGCGCTTCAGGGCTCAGCGAAGAGTGTAAATCGGACATCCGCGCTGCAATTGAACGACATCATGGAAGTTTGTTGGGGATTGAAAACCCGACTTCCACCTTGGAAGATTTATTCCTCTCCATTGTGCGCGACGGCGAGGCGCGACCAGGCAGACGAGTAACAAGCGAACGATCCTAG
- a CDS encoding folylpolyglutamate synthase/dihydrofolate synthase family protein, with amino-acid sequence MLSRINYERAISIPYYKREFRLDRMLDLLDRLGNPQDRLKIIHVAGTKGKGSTSAMIAAALSAAGYRAGLYTSPHVDRLEERLMVDGQPCPEEIFGNLVERVRPIVEQMDVQSGRPYAPELGVTYFEVITAIALLHFVAVGADVAVIEVGLGGRLDSTNVCQPLISVITSISLDHTQQLGNTLTEIASEKAGIIKPGIPVISGVIDEEPRRVIADIAQQHRCRLLQLGVDFTCQYRSPSGLDRTESITNAKLDFENHMRGSLQNMTDVDVGLLGRHQAMNAAVALAVLTELRSQGWHLPEVAIRRGLANVRLPARLEIVARRPTVVVDAAHNVASIQALLDTLKESFLASRRLLVFAATQEKDVRGMLRLLLPHFEAVILTRYLNNPRCMDLEELGLLVAELSTMPRFICIDPATAWRKACELVTEEHLMCVTGSFFLAAEMRAEIAQNPLKLSKKTIVL; translated from the coding sequence TTGCTCAGCCGAATTAATTACGAACGGGCCATTTCCATCCCCTACTATAAGCGGGAATTCCGGCTCGATCGGATGCTTGACTTGCTGGATCGATTGGGCAATCCGCAGGATCGGCTGAAGATTATTCATGTGGCAGGCACAAAAGGAAAAGGCTCAACGTCCGCAATGATCGCCGCTGCACTATCAGCCGCTGGTTATCGCGCTGGTTTATATACTTCTCCGCATGTAGACCGGCTGGAGGAACGGCTGATGGTGGATGGCCAACCCTGCCCAGAAGAGATATTTGGTAATTTGGTTGAGAGAGTGCGTCCCATCGTGGAACAGATGGATGTCCAAAGTGGTCGCCCATACGCTCCGGAACTGGGAGTCACTTACTTTGAAGTCATCACAGCCATCGCCCTACTGCATTTTGTCGCCGTGGGAGCTGATGTTGCCGTAATCGAAGTCGGATTAGGAGGCCGGCTCGATAGCACCAACGTTTGCCAGCCACTGATTTCCGTCATCACCAGCATCAGTTTGGATCACACGCAGCAGTTAGGTAATACTTTGACTGAAATTGCCAGTGAAAAAGCAGGAATCATCAAACCGGGCATTCCTGTGATCAGTGGAGTCATAGACGAGGAACCGCGCCGAGTGATTGCCGATATTGCCCAGCAGCACCGGTGCCGATTGTTACAATTGGGCGTTGATTTTACCTGCCAGTATCGTTCGCCGAGTGGATTAGACCGGACGGAATCTATCACCAATGCCAAGCTGGATTTTGAAAATCACATGCGTGGCTCGTTGCAAAATATGACTGATGTCGATGTTGGTTTGTTGGGTCGTCATCAGGCAATGAATGCCGCGGTGGCGCTGGCTGTATTGACAGAATTGCGCAGCCAGGGGTGGCATTTGCCCGAAGTCGCTATACGACGTGGCCTGGCGAACGTGCGTTTGCCAGCCCGTTTGGAAATAGTTGCCCGCCGCCCGACGGTTGTGGTGGATGCAGCACATAATGTGGCCTCTATTCAAGCTCTGTTAGATACTTTGAAGGAGAGCTTTTTGGCATCGCGCCGATTACTGGTGTTTGCAGCGACCCAGGAGAAAGATGTGCGGGGCATGCTACGGTTATTGCTGCCTCATTTTGAAGCGGTAATTTTGACCCGCTATTTGAACAATCCGCGGTGCATGGATTTGGAGGAATTGGGATTGTTAGTTGCGGAGCTGTCAACTATGCCACGATTCATCTGCATTGATCCGGCGACCGCGTGGCGAAAAGCGTGCGAATTGGTTACAGAAGAGCATTTAATGTGCGTGACGGGTTCCTTTTTTCTGGCGGCGGAAATGCGCGCGGAAATTGCTCAGAACCCCCTAAAGCTGTCTAAGAAAACCATTGTCCTATAA
- a CDS encoding S41 family peptidase, translating to MPRRNYLLVLGTAAIALLCYRAADPLALSFSEVANLVERQYVDPVDRQTLWSAAVRGMIGELGDPYSEYIDPEEASELEKILTQEFGGIGIQVGLEPQTKRPQVISPIVGSPAYKAGILAGDIIAKINGQPTRDMNYAESTARIRGNPGETVQLTIERPGNPTPIDFPPIRREIINVDSVLGDTRNADDHWNFLFLNQPKIGYVRITNFGEHTVDELRRALAELQSQGMQGLVLDLRDNPGGLLRPAATGVCGLFLPNGKPIVSTRGRNGQSQEKYVAGGGEKFLDFPLVVLINRYSASASEIVAACLQDNHRATIIGERSYGKGTVQNIISLEGQQGLLKLTTAEYRRPNEHNINRRINAKDTDEWGVTPSEGGAVNMSKDEQQNWAKWRRERDTLRPHQGKPSAESFTNDFKDWSEHDPPLRRAIENLRSQVNVPSDTGGKSQGVDSTQNLDGGK from the coding sequence ATGCCTCGGCGAAATTACTTGCTTGTCCTCGGTACGGCGGCAATTGCGTTGCTGTGCTATCGGGCAGCTGATCCTCTGGCACTTTCTTTTTCTGAAGTGGCCAACTTGGTGGAGCGGCAATACGTCGATCCGGTTGACCGTCAAACTTTGTGGTCGGCTGCAGTCCGTGGAATGATCGGCGAATTGGGTGACCCCTATTCGGAATACATCGACCCCGAAGAAGCCTCTGAATTGGAGAAAATTCTTACTCAGGAGTTCGGCGGTATAGGCATTCAGGTGGGACTGGAACCGCAAACAAAGCGTCCGCAAGTGATTAGCCCAATCGTGGGTTCACCAGCATACAAGGCGGGCATCCTGGCCGGCGACATCATAGCAAAAATCAATGGTCAGCCAACCCGCGACATGAATTACGCAGAATCGACCGCACGCATTCGCGGCAATCCCGGCGAAACAGTACAGCTTACGATTGAGCGCCCGGGGAACCCAACGCCGATTGATTTTCCTCCCATCCGACGCGAGATCATCAATGTTGATTCCGTTTTGGGCGATACGCGCAATGCTGACGATCATTGGAATTTTTTGTTCCTCAATCAGCCCAAAATTGGTTATGTGCGGATTACCAATTTTGGGGAACATACCGTTGACGAACTGAGACGGGCGCTGGCTGAGCTTCAATCGCAAGGCATGCAGGGCTTAGTGCTTGATTTAAGGGACAATCCTGGCGGATTGCTGCGACCAGCCGCAACCGGTGTTTGCGGTTTATTCCTCCCCAATGGAAAACCCATCGTTAGTACTCGTGGTCGCAACGGACAATCTCAAGAGAAATATGTGGCTGGCGGCGGCGAGAAATTTTTGGATTTTCCCTTGGTCGTTTTGATCAACCGTTATAGTGCCAGCGCCAGCGAAATTGTGGCCGCCTGTTTGCAGGACAACCATCGCGCCACGATTATCGGCGAACGCAGTTACGGTAAGGGAACCGTGCAAAACATCATTTCTTTGGAAGGCCAGCAAGGCTTGTTAAAACTGACCACAGCCGAGTATAGACGCCCCAATGAACATAACATTAATCGCCGTATTAACGCCAAAGATACCGATGAATGGGGCGTCACACCTAGCGAAGGTGGCGCGGTAAATATGTCAAAAGACGAGCAGCAGAATTGGGCGAAATGGCGGCGCGAGCGTGACACCTTGCGGCCGCATCAAGGCAAACCTTCCGCCGAAAGCTTTACCAACGATTTCAAAGATTGGTCGGAGCATGATCCGCCCCTGCGACGGGCAATCGAAAATCTCCGATCTCAGGTCAATGTACCCAGCGACACAGGCGGTAAGTCACAAGGGGTGGATTCCACGCAGAACCTGGATGGCGGCAAATAA
- the rpsI gene encoding 30S ribosomal protein S9: protein MSTTTSPKPADFALATGRRKKAVARIRIKAGSGQIKVNGRTVEDYFPAEKDRFQVFDALNQTGKLNAIDVSISVHGGGPTGQAGACKLGLARALRVFDTELDEMLRHSGLLTRDGRMKERKKYGLRGARRGTQFSKR, encoded by the coding sequence ATGTCAACGACTACCTCACCTAAACCAGCTGACTTTGCTTTAGCTACAGGACGCCGCAAAAAGGCGGTGGCTCGAATTCGGATTAAAGCTGGTTCTGGTCAAATTAAGGTGAATGGCAGGACTGTCGAAGATTATTTCCCCGCCGAGAAAGATCGATTTCAAGTCTTTGACGCCCTCAATCAAACTGGCAAACTCAACGCCATCGACGTATCGATTAGCGTGCACGGCGGTGGCCCCACAGGTCAAGCAGGCGCCTGCAAACTAGGTTTGGCTCGCGCGCTGCGCGTGTTCGATACGGAGTTAGACGAAATGTTGCGTCACTCTGGGCTGCTTACTCGCGACGGACGCATGAAAGAGCGAAAAAAATACGGTTTGCGGGGCGCCCGGCGCGGTACACAGTTCTCGAAACGTTAA
- the rplM gene encoding 50S ribosomal protein L13 gives MAKPGDLEAKWFLVDATDKVVGRLAGDIAMVLMGKHRPTYTPHVDCGDCVVVVNAEKIALSGKKWQQKEYRWYTGYHGLQIETAEHRRKRRPELIIIEAVRRMLPKNKLGFKMLEKLKVYAGNAHPHQAQQPEQKEFGAK, from the coding sequence ATGGCCAAGCCTGGCGATTTGGAAGCCAAATGGTTCTTGGTCGATGCAACCGATAAAGTGGTTGGTCGTTTGGCCGGTGATATCGCTATGGTCCTGATGGGCAAGCATCGTCCTACCTACACGCCCCATGTTGATTGCGGTGATTGCGTGGTGGTTGTTAATGCCGAAAAAATCGCGCTGAGCGGCAAGAAATGGCAACAGAAGGAGTATCGCTGGTACACCGGCTATCACGGCTTGCAGATTGAAACAGCGGAGCACCGCCGAAAGCGCCGACCTGAGCTGATTATTATCGAAGCCGTTCGCCGCATGCTGCCCAAAAATAAACTTGGTTTCAAAATGCTCGAAAAGCTCAAAGTATACGCCGGCAACGCGCACCCCCACCAAGCCCAACAACCAGAACAGAAGGAGTTTGGAGCCAAGTAG
- a CDS encoding Re/Si-specific NAD(P)(+) transhydrogenase subunit alpha: MKIGVLKETFSGERRVALTPNLIVPLAKAGHEIIVESNAGQSAGFPDSQYLEKGAKIVSRGEVFAAELLLQVRGLGANPEAGRADLEHFERFQILIAMCDPLSQPNLAKEVADRGVTLFALELMPRITRAQSMDVLSSMATVAGYRAVLLGATALPKLFPMMTTAAGTITPAKVFVMGAGVAGLQAIASARRLGAQVSATDVRAAVREQVQSLGAKFVETPVDASKAEGAGGYAKALDEEAQRQQREAMTKAVSESDLVITTAAVPGRKAPILVTKEMVQRMQPGSVLVDVAAERGGNCELTKPGETVVVGGVTILGPTNLPSEVPYHASQMFAKNVVTFLQHLISLGLPGKANLEDEITRETLICRDGEIVNSRVRQLLGLDLAVT; the protein is encoded by the coding sequence ATGAAAATCGGCGTCTTAAAGGAAACGTTTTCGGGAGAACGCCGGGTCGCACTTACGCCCAATCTCATTGTGCCATTGGCGAAAGCCGGGCACGAAATAATAGTTGAAAGCAATGCTGGGCAATCAGCGGGCTTTCCTGATTCTCAATACCTGGAAAAAGGCGCTAAGATTGTGTCTCGCGGCGAAGTGTTCGCCGCGGAATTATTGTTGCAAGTTCGCGGGTTGGGAGCAAATCCGGAAGCGGGCCGGGCTGATTTGGAGCATTTTGAACGGTTCCAAATTCTCATCGCCATGTGTGATCCGCTTTCTCAACCAAACTTGGCTAAAGAGGTCGCTGATCGCGGCGTGACCTTGTTTGCATTGGAATTGATGCCGCGCATCACTCGCGCCCAGAGTATGGATGTGCTTTCCAGCATGGCCACGGTAGCTGGCTATCGAGCGGTGTTACTGGGGGCCACGGCATTGCCGAAATTGTTTCCCATGATGACCACGGCGGCGGGCACAATTACGCCAGCCAAAGTATTTGTGATGGGGGCTGGTGTTGCCGGCTTGCAGGCCATTGCTAGTGCCAGGCGATTGGGAGCCCAAGTATCGGCTACCGATGTCCGCGCTGCAGTTCGGGAACAAGTGCAAAGCTTGGGGGCCAAGTTTGTGGAGACGCCGGTCGACGCCAGCAAGGCAGAGGGAGCCGGAGGCTATGCCAAGGCGCTAGACGAGGAAGCACAACGGCAGCAGCGAGAAGCAATGACTAAAGCCGTTTCAGAAAGCGACCTGGTCATCACCACCGCTGCCGTCCCTGGAAGAAAAGCGCCGATCTTGGTGACCAAAGAGATGGTGCAACGAATGCAGCCGGGATCGGTCCTTGTCGACGTGGCGGCAGAACGGGGCGGAAATTGCGAATTGACCAAACCTGGCGAAACTGTGGTTGTTGGCGGCGTCACGATTCTTGGCCCCACGAATTTGCCGTCGGAAGTGCCGTATCACGCCAGCCAGATGTTCGCCAAGAACGTGGTTACTTTCTTGCAGCACCTGATCAGTCTGGGGCTTCCTGGGAAAGCAAACCTCGAAGACGAAATCACTCGTGAAACATTGATTTGCCGCGATGGAGAAATCGTGAATTCCCGCGTGCGGCAATTATTGGGCCTCGACCTCGCGGTTACGTAA
- a CDS encoding proton-translocating transhydrogenase family protein: MKTIQQTFKTTASLLLAIAFVSALGCGSSDNTSSKTAATSPTSGENPAVPNVAPAVNTAPATAATPSKIPGPPAPDESPSIGKPGVPSPEVASPVTTPPAQIAPATSPAAAPMPTTVIPATVTPVATQNYSSLLFVFMLATFIGLGVILRVSRLLHTPLMSLTNAISAIAVVGSIMVVGEGTNPWGVRLLGAIALFASMTNIVSGFLITDRMLKMFKSPGEGGNR; this comes from the coding sequence ATGAAAACCATTCAACAAACATTCAAAACGACAGCCAGCCTATTGCTTGCGATTGCTTTTGTGTCCGCGCTGGGTTGCGGATCGAGCGATAATACGTCAAGCAAAACGGCCGCAACGTCGCCGACGTCTGGCGAGAATCCGGCGGTTCCGAACGTGGCGCCCGCAGTGAATACGGCACCGGCGACGGCCGCAACTCCTTCGAAAATTCCTGGTCCGCCAGCGCCTGACGAATCGCCAAGCATCGGCAAGCCAGGCGTTCCATCGCCCGAAGTTGCTTCCCCAGTGACCACGCCGCCAGCGCAGATTGCACCAGCGACATCGCCGGCAGCGGCACCAATGCCAACCACCGTCATACCCGCGACCGTTACTCCAGTGGCCACGCAAAATTATTCTTCCCTGCTGTTTGTGTTTATGTTGGCCACATTCATTGGGTTGGGAGTGATTCTGCGAGTTTCTCGCTTGCTGCACACGCCGCTGATGTCGCTAACCAACGCAATTTCAGCAATTGCGGTAGTGGGTTCAATCATGGTGGTAGGCGAGGGAACTAATCCTTGGGGAGTGCGGTTACTGGGTGCCATCGCCTTGTTTGCGTCGATGACCAATATCGTCAGTGGTTTTCTCATCACCGATCGCATGTTGAAAATGTTCAAATCGCCCGGTGAGGGAGGGAACCGCTAA